A single region of the Gossypium arboreum isolate Shixiya-1 chromosome 12, ASM2569848v2, whole genome shotgun sequence genome encodes:
- the LOC108479747 gene encoding probable xyloglucan 6-xylosyltransferase 5, which translates to MGQDNFAPQKRSSTGGGGGLPTIRNETGAGGRNRGFPSMPRGRQMHKTFNNIKITILCGFVTILVLRGTIGVGNLGSSEAEAINQNLIEETNRILAEIRSDSDPTDPDESLETELNPNVTYTLGPKISAWDQQRKVWLSKNPEFPNFVNGKARILLVTGSPPNPCDNAIGDHYLLKAIKNKIDYCRLHGIEIVYNMAHLDKELAGYWAKLPLIRRLMLSHPELEWIWWMDSDAFFTDMVFEIPLYKYEKYNLVIHGYPDLLFEQKSWIALNTGSFLFRNCQWSLDLLDAWAPMGPKGPIREEAGRILTANLKGRPAFEADDQSALIYLLLSQKDQWMDKVFIENQYYLHGYWAGLVDRYEEMMEKYHPGLGDERWPFVTHFVGCKPCGSYGDYSVERCLRSMQRAFNFADNQVLKLYGFRHRGLLGPNIKRIRNETATPLEIVDQLDIRRSVHGKTESKS; encoded by the coding sequence ATGGGTCAAGATAATTTCGCTCCGCAGAAGAGATCTTCTACTGGCGGCGGCGGAGGTTTACCGACAATCCGCAACGAGACTGGCGCTGGCGGAAGAAACCGTGGATTTCCCAGTATGCCGCGTGGCAGGCAGATGCACAAGACATTCAACAACATTAAAATCACAATCCTTTGCGGCTTCGTTACGATCCTCGTCTTGCGCGGCACAATTGGCGTCGGAAATTTGGGAAGCTCCGAAGCCGAAGCCATCAACCAAAACCTGATCGAAGAAACCAACCGGATCCTAGCTGAGATCCGCTCCGACTCCGACCCTACGGATCCCGATGAATCTCTTGAAACTGAGCTCAATCCTAATGTTACATACACTCTAGGGCCCAAAATTTCGGCATGGGATCAGCAGCGTAAGGTTTGGCTTTCCAAAAACCCTGAATTCcctaattttgttaatggaaaaGCTCGAATCTTGCTCGTCACTGGGTCGCCCCCTAATCCTTGTGACAATGCTATAGGAGACCATTATTTATTGAAAGCGATAAAGAATAAGATTGATTACTGTAGGCTTCATGGGATTGAAATTGTTTATAACATGGCTCATTTAGACAAGGAACTTGCTGGTTATTGGGCGAAATTGCCATTGATTAGGAGGTTAATGTTGTCCCATCCCGAACTTGAGTGGATTTGGTGGATGGATAGTGATGCTTTTTTTACAGATATGGTGTTTGAGATTCCTTTGTACAAGTATGAGAAGTATAATTTGGTTATTCATGGCTACCCCGATTTGTTATTCGAGCAGAAGTCCTGGATCGCATTGAATACAGGGAGTTTTCTGTTTCGGAATTGCCAGTGGTCATTGGATTTGCTTGATGCGTGGGCACCGATGGGACCTAAGGGTCCGATTCGTGAGGAGGCTGGGAGGATTTTGACTGCTAATTTAAAAGGAAGGCCTGCATTCGAAGCTGATGACCAGTCGGCTTTGATTTACTTGTTGCTTTCGCAAAAGGATCAATGGATGGATAAAGTGTTCATTGAGAATCAATACTATTTGCATGGTTATTGGGCAGGGCTGGTTGATAGGTATGAAGAGATGATGGAGAAATATCATCCGGGATTGGGAGATGAGAGGTGGCCGTTTGTGACTCATTTTGTGGGCTGCAAGCCCTGTGGGAGTTATGGAGATTACTCTGTTGAGAGGTGCTTGCGCAGCATGCAAAGGGCATTCAATTTTGCTGATAACCAGGTGCTTAAGCTTTATGGGTTTAGACATAGGGGATTGTTAGGCCCCAACATTAAGAGGATCAGGAACGAGACGGCAACTCCTTTGGAGATTGTTGATCAGCTCGACATCCGTCGTTCAGTGCATGGAAAAACTGAATCAAAGAGCTAG